Part of the bacterium genome is shown below.
TCGCAAGCCGGTGGGGAATGTAGTCCGCAACTTCAAGCTCATTCAACGCCCGGATGTGAAATCTAACGGCAATACGCTGCTTGAGCTGAACCAACTCAGGTGCATTCAACTTATCCTTCAACTGGGGCTGGCCGACCAGAACAATCTGAAGAAGTTTCTCTTTTTCCGTTTCTAGATTGGAGAGCATCCGGACGGTCTCAAGGGCCGAAAACCGCATATTCTGAGCTTCATCAATAATCAACACGGCATTGTTGCCCAGCGAAAGTTGTTCCAGGAGAAACTTATTAATCTTCTTGATCAGTGCCCCCTTGGTGCGTTTCTCGACGGTGATACCAAAATCCTCGACAATGGCTTCCAGAAGTTGAATTTCAGGCAGCACCGCATTGAGAATAAATGCCACCTTGACCTTTGAATCGAGGCGATTGATCAGGGCGCGGCAGAGGGTGGTTTTACCCGCACCGATCTCACCCGTAATTGTCAGAAACCCTTTCCTCTGTTCAATGCCATAGCGGAGATGATCCAAGGCTTCCACATGCGTCGGGCTGAGGTAAAGGAAACTGGGATCACTCGTGACGTTGAAGGGGTTTTCTTTCAGACTGTAGAATTCTCTATACATCGTGAGTTCCAAGTTTTAGAAGTTACGGATCAAATATCACACGGCGCACCAAGCAGAGTCAAGAACGACGATGATCCCCTCGGAGCAGACTTTCATCTTGATCCCCCTCTCCTGCTGTGACAGATTACCGACCGATTTTTACACTATAATTTTTACACTATAAAAGGAGACATGAACATGGCTAAGGGAAATATGTTAATCGGTCAAAGCGGTGGTCCTACAGTAGTGATCAACCAAAGCCTCGTGGGTGCAATTCTGCAAGCCAAGAAGATGAAAGAAATCGGCAATATCTATGGCGCGCTGCATGGTATGAAGGGGATTCTTGCGGAAGACTTCATTGACCTCCGCAAAGAAAGCACCAAAACCCTTGAGCAGGTTGCCATTACCCCCGCGTCCGCCCTCGGTTCCGCCCGCAAAAAACCGACCGACGCAG
Proteins encoded:
- a CDS encoding AAA family ATPase, which encodes MYREFYSLKENPFNVTSDPSFLYLSPTHVEALDHLRYGIEQRKGFLTITGEIGAGKTTLCRALINRLDSKVKVAFILNAVLPEIQLLEAIVEDFGITVEKRTKGALIKKINKFLLEQLSLGNNAVLIIDEAQNMRFSALETVRMLSNLETEKEKLLQIVLVGQPQLKDKLNAPELVQLKQRIAVRFHIRALNELEVADYIPHRLAIAGSQGRVVFSDSAIKAIFTHTGGVPRLINILADKALLRGFVQETFTLDHNHIQACIKELEGESLA